Proteins found in one Oncorhynchus keta strain PuntledgeMale-10-30-2019 chromosome 2, Oket_V2, whole genome shotgun sequence genomic segment:
- the LOC118360631 gene encoding serine/threonine-protein kinase ULK3-like isoform X2 has protein sequence MASSFAPPKLADFILTERLGSGTYATVYKAYRKGDNREVVAVKVVGKKTLNKVSMENLLTEIEILKTVRHPHIVQLKDFQWDSENIYLILEWCSGGDLSRFIHSRRLLPERVARLFLQQIDFGFASYMSPWDEQSALRGSPLYMAPEMVCRRQYDSRVDLWSVGVILYETLFGRAPFASRSYAELEEKIRSDKPIELPAGARVSRNCRDLLLRLLDRDPDTRLTFTQFFSHPWVDLEHMPNAGSLGKAKDLVLKAVQKDQEGDRSAALSLYCSALEHFVPAIHYETDRLRKDALRQKVSQYVSRAEELKALVSADNSLCFEQFKSTRDILREMSRDQPRVLAALELASTAIVMEENGIEDHDTLALYQQSLGELLLALAAEAQGRRRELLHGEIKSLMTRAEYLKEQIKMLETQKDVSMDREPLSESVRSSCCVQ, from the exons ATGGCTTCGAGCTTCGCCCCACCAAAACTGGCTGATTTCATTCTCACTGAGAGGCTTGGCAGTGGCACCTATGCGACAGTTTACAAAGCTTACAGAAAG GGGGACAACCGGGAGGTGGTGGCAGTGAAGGTGGTTGGGAAGAAGACTCTGAACAAGGTGTCTATGGAGAACCTGCTGACTGAGATAGAGATCCTGAAAACTGTTCGCCACCCTCACATTGTTCAGCTGAAGGACTTCCAG TGGGACAGTGAAAACATCTATCTTATCCTGGAGTGGTGTTCTGGTGGGGACCTGTCCCGTTTCATCCACAGTAGGCGCTTGCTACCTGAGAGAGTGGCTCGGCTCTTCCTGCAGCAGATAG ATTTTGGCTTTGCGAGTTACATGTCTCCGTGGGATGAGCAGAGTGCTCTGAGGGGCTCTCCTCTCTACATGGCCCCTGAGATGGTGTGTCGAAGGCAGTATGACTCCAGGGTCGACCTCTGGTCTGTGGGAGTCATCCTGTATG AGACACTATTTGGCCGGGCACCATTTGCCTCCAGATCCTATGCTGAACTGGAGGAGAAGATCCGCAGTGACAAGCCCATCGAG CTGCCTGCAGGGGCCAGAGTGTCCAGGAACTGCAGGGACTTACTGCTGCGGCTGCTGGACAGGGACCCTGACACCCGCCTCACCTTCACTCAGTTCTTCTCCCACCCCTGGGTGGACCTCGAGCACATGCCCAACGCAGGGAGCCTGGGGAAagcg AAGGATCTGGTCCTGAAAGCTGTTCAGAAGGACCAGGAGGGGGATAGATCAGCTGCTCTGTCTCTGTACTGCAGCGCACTGGAGCACTTTGTCCCCGCCATTCACT atgagacagacagactgcgTAAAGATGCCCTTAGGCAAAAG GTTAGTCAGTACGTGTCCAGGGCAGAGGAGCTGAAAGCTCTGGTGTCTGCAGACAACAGCCTCTGCTTTGAGCAGTTCAAGTCCACCAGAGACATCCTGAGAG aGATGTCCCGAGACCAACCACGGGTGCTGGCTGCTCTGGAGCTGGCATCTACAGCCATCGTCATG GAGGAGAATGGGATAGAGGACCATGATACACTGGCTCTGTACCAGCAGAGTCTGGGAGAACTACTGCTAGCCCTGGCAG CTGAAGCCCAGGGGCGCCGGAGAGAGCTGCTCCATGGTGAG ATCAAGAGCCTAATGACCAGAGCTGAATACCTCAAAGAACAGATCAAG ATGCTGGAGACCCAAAAAGATGTCTCAATGGACAGAGAGCCTCTATCAGAATCTGTGAGAAGTT CATGCTGTGTGCAGTGA
- the LOC118360631 gene encoding serine/threonine-protein kinase ULK3-like isoform X1: protein MASSFAPPKLADFILTERLGSGTYATVYKAYRKGDNREVVAVKVVGKKTLNKVSMENLLTEIEILKTVRHPHIVQLKDFQWDSENIYLILEWCSGGDLSRFIHSRRLLPERVARLFLQQIACALQFLHNHNISHLDLKPQNILLSGSVLKLADFGFASYMSPWDEQSALRGSPLYMAPEMVCRRQYDSRVDLWSVGVILYETLFGRAPFASRSYAELEEKIRSDKPIELPAGARVSRNCRDLLLRLLDRDPDTRLTFTQFFSHPWVDLEHMPNAGSLGKAKDLVLKAVQKDQEGDRSAALSLYCSALEHFVPAIHYETDRLRKDALRQKVSQYVSRAEELKALVSADNSLCFEQFKSTRDILREMSRDQPRVLAALELASTAIVMEENGIEDHDTLALYQQSLGELLLALAAEAQGRRRELLHGEIKSLMTRAEYLKEQIKMLETQKDVSMDREPLSESVRSSCCVQ from the exons ATGGCTTCGAGCTTCGCCCCACCAAAACTGGCTGATTTCATTCTCACTGAGAGGCTTGGCAGTGGCACCTATGCGACAGTTTACAAAGCTTACAGAAAG GGGGACAACCGGGAGGTGGTGGCAGTGAAGGTGGTTGGGAAGAAGACTCTGAACAAGGTGTCTATGGAGAACCTGCTGACTGAGATAGAGATCCTGAAAACTGTTCGCCACCCTCACATTGTTCAGCTGAAGGACTTCCAG TGGGACAGTGAAAACATCTATCTTATCCTGGAGTGGTGTTCTGGTGGGGACCTGTCCCGTTTCATCCACAGTAGGCGCTTGCTACCTGAGAGAGTGGCTCGGCTCTTCCTGCAGCAGATAG CCTGCGCTCTTCAGTTTCTCCATAATCATAACATCTCCCATCTGGACCTGAAACCCCAGAACATTCTGCTCAGTGGTTCTGTCCTTAAACTAGCAG ATTTTGGCTTTGCGAGTTACATGTCTCCGTGGGATGAGCAGAGTGCTCTGAGGGGCTCTCCTCTCTACATGGCCCCTGAGATGGTGTGTCGAAGGCAGTATGACTCCAGGGTCGACCTCTGGTCTGTGGGAGTCATCCTGTATG AGACACTATTTGGCCGGGCACCATTTGCCTCCAGATCCTATGCTGAACTGGAGGAGAAGATCCGCAGTGACAAGCCCATCGAG CTGCCTGCAGGGGCCAGAGTGTCCAGGAACTGCAGGGACTTACTGCTGCGGCTGCTGGACAGGGACCCTGACACCCGCCTCACCTTCACTCAGTTCTTCTCCCACCCCTGGGTGGACCTCGAGCACATGCCCAACGCAGGGAGCCTGGGGAAagcg AAGGATCTGGTCCTGAAAGCTGTTCAGAAGGACCAGGAGGGGGATAGATCAGCTGCTCTGTCTCTGTACTGCAGCGCACTGGAGCACTTTGTCCCCGCCATTCACT atgagacagacagactgcgTAAAGATGCCCTTAGGCAAAAG GTTAGTCAGTACGTGTCCAGGGCAGAGGAGCTGAAAGCTCTGGTGTCTGCAGACAACAGCCTCTGCTTTGAGCAGTTCAAGTCCACCAGAGACATCCTGAGAG aGATGTCCCGAGACCAACCACGGGTGCTGGCTGCTCTGGAGCTGGCATCTACAGCCATCGTCATG GAGGAGAATGGGATAGAGGACCATGATACACTGGCTCTGTACCAGCAGAGTCTGGGAGAACTACTGCTAGCCCTGGCAG CTGAAGCCCAGGGGCGCCGGAGAGAGCTGCTCCATGGTGAG ATCAAGAGCCTAATGACCAGAGCTGAATACCTCAAAGAACAGATCAAG ATGCTGGAGACCCAAAAAGATGTCTCAATGGACAGAGAGCCTCTATCAGAATCTGTGAGAAGTT CATGCTGTGTGCAGTGA